One Engystomops pustulosus chromosome 7, aEngPut4.maternal, whole genome shotgun sequence DNA window includes the following coding sequences:
- the FOSL1 gene encoding fos-related antigen 1: protein MYRDFTGTFPHQDLGCSRGSPSPSDQGATQVYGNIAMGHSLRATPPEDPQQKYPIHTSSGPFIPTINAITSSQDLNWMVQPSVRPLTLPPYHSPRHGVIRSMGGALGMGRRRQGEHMSPEEEERRRVRRERNKIAAAKCRNRRKELTDYLQAETDKLEDEKSSLQKEIAELQKQKDKLELILDAHQPICKVPRDHQPTQQTDSYRILKKEAHEELARGPKVKLPRIELSSTVLEPEALHTPTLMKTPSITPFTPTLVFTYPGTQESCSTAHRRLSSSSSSGGDQSPSSLSSSTILTL, encoded by the exons ATGTACAGAGACTTTACTGGGACTTTTCCTCACCAGGATTTAGGCTGCAGTAGAGGCAGCCCCAGCCCCAGCGACCAAGGAGCTACACAGGTGTATGGGAACATCGCTATGGGTCACAGCCTGAGAGCGACACCTCCGGAGGATCCCCAACAG AAATATCCAATCCATACATCATCTGGTCCTTTTATACCAACAATAAATGCAATAACTTCAAGCCAGGATCTGAACTGGATGGTGCAACCAAGCGTTAGACCGCTGACCTTACCACCCTACCATAGTCCACGTCATGGCGTCATCAGAAGCATGGGGGGAGCGTTGGGCATGGGACGAAGAAGACAAGGTGAACAT ATGTCACCAGAGGAAGAAGAAAGACGAAGAGTTCGTAGAGAGAGAAATAAGATTGCTGCTGCTAAATGCCGTAACAGACGCAAGGAGCTGACAGATTACTTACAGGCA GAGACCGACAAACTTGAAGATGAGAAGTCTTCTCTACAAAAAGAGATAGCCGAACTTCAGAAGCAGAAAGACAAGCTGGAACTGATTCTGGATGCTCACCAGCCCATCTGCAAGGTGCCCAGAGACCACCAaccaactcagcagactgactcTTATAGGATCCTTAAGAAGGAGGCACATGAAGAATTGGCAAGAGGTCCCAAAGTGAAACTCCCCAGAATTGAGCTCAGCAGCACGGTTCTTGAACCGGAAGCTCTTCACACTCCTACACTGATGAAAACTCCATCCATCACTCCCTTTACTCCAACTCTGGTCTTCACTTACCCTGGAACCCAGGAGTCCTGTTCTACCGCCCACCGTAGgcttagtagcagcagcagtagtgGTGGTGACCAGAGTCCAAGCTCTCTAAGCTCATCCACAATATTGACTCTTTAA